One Candidatus Devosia phytovorans genomic window carries:
- a CDS encoding aminoglycoside phosphotransferase family protein, whose protein sequence is MNQSPVETALSRAMIRWSLTKSTPVAETATSWIFRVEQNGRNFAALKILKPQSAPEERRGSLLLNWYDGEGAATVFDMHGDTIFMEWLDGGTLGDPARAGKDDETTIAAATLVANLHRPRAEPPQGLEPLRDRFQTLFDTDVRAWPHTARDLYARSAGIALKLFDRPSAQIPLHGDLHHDNILSSDRGWLAIDPKGLLGDPAYEVANIFINPLNGLQIAADPRRIAARADTFAERLAYPRKRILGWAAAHAALSACWDLAAERPITTQLACLPHLLSAYDQA, encoded by the coding sequence ATGAATCAGTCGCCCGTCGAAACCGCGCTCAGCCGTGCCATGATCCGCTGGTCCCTCACCAAGTCGACGCCCGTGGCCGAAACCGCCACGAGCTGGATCTTCCGCGTCGAGCAGAATGGCCGCAACTTCGCCGCGCTGAAAATCCTCAAGCCCCAGTCTGCGCCCGAAGAACGCCGTGGCTCCCTGCTGCTGAACTGGTATGACGGGGAGGGCGCTGCCACGGTCTTTGACATGCATGGCGACACCATCTTCATGGAATGGCTCGACGGCGGCACGCTGGGCGATCCCGCCCGCGCCGGCAAGGATGACGAAACCACCATCGCCGCCGCGACCCTCGTCGCCAATCTGCACCGCCCCCGCGCCGAACCGCCCCAGGGCCTCGAACCGCTGCGCGACCGCTTCCAGACCCTGTTCGATACCGATGTTCGCGCCTGGCCGCATACGGCGCGCGATCTCTATGCCCGCTCCGCCGGCATTGCGCTGAAACTCTTCGATCGCCCCAGCGCCCAGATCCCGCTGCATGGCGATCTGCACCACGACAATATCCTGTCATCCGACCGCGGCTGGCTGGCCATCGATCCCAAGGGCCTGCTTGGCGATCCGGCCTACGAAGTCGCCAATATCTTCATCAACCCGCTCAATGGCCTGCAGATCGCGGCCGATCCGCGCCGCATCGCCGCTCGCGCCGATACCTTCGCCGAGCGTCTCGCCTATCCGCGCAAGCGCATCCTCGGCTGGGCCGCCGCCCATGCCGCGCTTTCGGCTTGCTGGGACTTGGCCGCTGAGCGGCCCATCACCACCCAACTCGCCTGCCTGCCACACCTGCTGAGTGCTTACGACCAGGCCTAG
- a CDS encoding 2TM domain-containing protein produces the protein MKNLSLADRQQGFRIHAMVFVPAMIVVIIINLWTGEPYWFLWVLLGWGIGLLAHWYFGARA, from the coding sequence ATGAAGAACCTGTCTCTGGCCGATAGGCAGCAGGGCTTCCGCATTCATGCCATGGTCTTCGTGCCAGCCATGATCGTCGTCATCATCATCAATCTGTGGACGGGAGAACCCTATTGGTTCCTCTGGGTCCTGCTCGGCTGGGGCATTGGGCTACTGGCGCACTGGTATTTCGGCGCCCGCGCCTGA
- the uxaC gene encoding glucuronate isomerase — protein sequence MTHLHPDRLFPASEPAQSIARELYPDVRDLPLICPHGHTDPAWFAGNGRFSNPAALFLTPDHYVLRMLRSRGLSYDDLGVPRKDGKPVAEGRAAWRLFAANYHLFAGTPSKTWIDHSLDWAFGIKDELSPDTADAIYDTIDQALATPELLPRALLDKAKVEVITTTEFALDPLIHHQTMETDGYLGRVRTTYRPDDVTNPERAGWLERIQQFAELTGENITRWDGLLNAHRQRREYFRRFGAVATDHGVPSALTADLAPIEKQALLDRLLTGQYSGEDADLFRAQMMTEMAGLSVEDGLVMQLHAGARRNTDPALLAERGADLGADIPSRVNYVDGLQPLLARYGNEPNLRLIAFTLDETNYARELAPMAGFWPSLMIGPPWWFHDSPQGIRRYLDQVVESAGFYNLAGFNDDTRALLSIPARHDVWRREVCGFLGRWVGENRISKSTARDLAKHLSYQAAKDAYRL from the coding sequence CGCGAGCTCTATCCCGATGTGCGCGACCTGCCGCTGATCTGCCCGCATGGACATACCGATCCGGCCTGGTTTGCCGGCAATGGCCGTTTCTCCAACCCGGCAGCGCTCTTTCTGACCCCCGATCACTATGTCCTTCGCATGCTGCGCAGCCGGGGCCTGAGTTATGACGATCTGGGCGTGCCGCGGAAGGACGGAAAGCCCGTCGCCGAGGGCAGGGCGGCTTGGCGCCTGTTTGCTGCAAATTACCATCTCTTTGCCGGCACCCCGTCCAAGACCTGGATCGACCATTCCCTCGACTGGGCCTTCGGCATCAAGGACGAGCTCTCGCCCGACACGGCAGACGCGATCTACGACACGATCGACCAAGCCTTGGCGACACCCGAACTCCTGCCGCGCGCCCTGCTCGACAAGGCGAAGGTGGAGGTCATCACCACCACCGAATTCGCGCTCGATCCCTTGATCCACCACCAGACCATGGAGACCGACGGCTATCTCGGCCGGGTCCGCACCACTTATCGCCCCGACGATGTCACCAATCCCGAGCGCGCCGGCTGGCTCGAACGCATCCAGCAGTTCGCCGAGCTGACCGGCGAAAATATCACCCGCTGGGACGGCCTGCTTAATGCTCATCGCCAGCGTCGCGAATATTTCCGCCGCTTCGGCGCCGTGGCGACCGATCACGGCGTGCCCAGCGCCCTGACCGCCGACCTTGCCCCCATCGAAAAACAGGCCCTGCTCGATCGTCTTCTCACCGGCCAATATAGCGGAGAGGATGCCGACCTGTTCCGCGCCCAGATGATGACGGAAATGGCAGGCCTCTCGGTCGAAGACGGTCTCGTCATGCAGCTCCATGCCGGCGCCCGCCGCAATACCGATCCAGCCCTGCTCGCCGAGCGCGGTGCCGATCTCGGCGCCGATATCCCCAGTCGCGTCAACTATGTCGATGGCCTGCAGCCGCTCCTCGCCCGCTATGGCAACGAGCCCAATCTGCGGCTCATCGCCTTCACCCTCGACGAAACCAACTATGCCCGTGAACTGGCGCCCATGGCCGGCTTCTGGCCCTCGCTGATGATCGGCCCGCCCTGGTGGTTCCACGACAGTCCGCAGGGCATTCGCCGCTATCTCGATCAGGTGGTGGAATCTGCCGGCTTCTACAATCTCGCCGGCTTCAACGACGACACCCGCGCGCTGCTCTCCATCCCCGCTCGCCACGACGTCTGGCGCCGTGAGGTCTGCGGCTTTCTCGGTCGCTGGGTCGGCGAAAACCGGATATCCAAATCCACCGCCCGCGACCTGGCAAAGCACCTGAGCTACCAGGCCGCCAAGGACGCCTATCGGCTCTAG